ATCATGTGGCTACTTTTAATGCTGAGCTAACGAATAAAAACATCATAAATAAACTCAAAAACCTATCTATTGACCATGATTTCGGTGCTCTAAAATCGTCTCGATTTTGAGACTTTGTACATTATAGCGATTAAATAACACATTAAAACAGAAACAAATAATGAGAACCTGTTTAAAACAGTGGCTCTAGATTAATCGTTATTATAAACAATCCCTTACAGAAAAAATCATTCAAGCATAAAAGCAAATAACGTTACTTTCTAAAACTAAAGTTTACCGTAAATTTAAATCCTAGTATTAAAGTCCAATATTGATATATTTATTTTTTACATTTAAATACATAAGGATAGATACACAAATTGCAAAACCTCCTCGTAAACTTCAAGTTATATTTAATTCACACTTAGAATCTGAAATATTGATATGGGTTTCTATATCACCTATACCATTATTAAAGAATGTCAGGGCAATGTCATAAATAAAGCAACCTCATCATTACAAATACAATAAGAAGCGCTTACATCATGGTTAAATACAATTTAAATAGACCTAAAGAAACACAAATAAGAGGTACTGCACAAGTGAATCATCACTTCGGGAAAGGCGGTACCTATCGAGCAATGAAAAGAAGCCGTGGACTTGCCATCGTTGAATTCTCAATTGTTGCTAGCTTTTTCTTCTTACTTATTTTTACAGTGATTGATTTAGGTATCTATGGCTACGTAAAGCTCACCATGCAACATTCTGTAAGGGAAGGGGCGAGATATGCCGTGACAGGGCAATCCAATCTAGACCCTGATCTTCTAGGTAATCGAGAAGCGGCTATCTTGCAAAAAATATCCACATCATCCGATGGCCTCTTATCGAAAGTAATGAATGTGGATGATATTAGAGTCGAAGATACTTCTGGCAATGCAGTCACTGGGTTTGGAAGTTCCGGAGAGATTATTGCCATTCATTTGGATTGTGAGTGGCCTACAACCAGTCCCTATATCTATCCTTTCCTCGATGACGGAAAATACAAATTCACCGTTAGCGCCGCTATGAAAAATGAAGCATTTTAGGTGTATATATGATGACATTACCAAAGTATCCACAAAAACAAACTGGATTTGCAGCCATTGAAATGACTCTAGTGACACCTGTGTTTATTTTATTAATTGCAGGAGCGGTCGAACTCACTCAAATAATCCAAGCCGATCACATTATCATCAGTATCAGCCGTGAAGGTGGCAACATCGTATCTAGAAGTAGTACCGAAACACCTCAAAAAATAATGGATACCATTGCCATCACCGCTGGTCCATTAGATTTAAGTAGTGATGGAGCAATTTATATAACATCAGTAACAGGCAAGCAGAATGAATTACCCTATGTCAGCAGTCAGTATAAATGGAATCAAGCTGGTTTTAATAAAAGTAGTGATATTTGGAGTAATTGCGGCGATTGGGAAGCGGATGGGGCTTGTGATATTTCTCAAGCCAATCCTCCTACGCTTAATAACTTTTCGTTAAATTTAGATGATGGAGAATCGGTTTATGTGGTGGAGGTTTTCTACGATTACACTCCCCTCTTTAATCTGGTATTAGATGCTAATTTCACACTTAGTGATGTCACTTATATGTAGGGCTTGGTGCGATGATTAACCGAAAAAAAACAACTAATAAGCGCTATAGCAAAGGACTTGTCGCTATTTTAACCGTCATTTCTTTACCTTTTATATTGCTTATCGTCGGTCTGGCGATCGATACAGGTAAAGCCTATGTGGTGAGGTCAAAACTGCTCGCGGCTGTCGATGCTGCCAGTATTGCCGCAGCTAGGGCCGTCGCAAATGGGGAGCAAGCAGGAACAACCGCAGCAAACAAATATTTTACCGCTAACATGCCGCCCGACTTCTATGGTGCAACATCCCGATTTGATGGGGTAAGTTATGCCTATGACACTTTCGGTAATATATCCATTGATGTAGACGCGTCATCAGAGATCTCGAATGCATTTTTATCTTTTATCGGATTCAATTCATTTAAACCAACGGCAGTGGCTCAGGTCATTCGTCGTCCTGTAGATTTAGTGCTTGTTATTGATAACACAACATCATTGAGGCTCGGCAGCATCGGAGATGTCACCCAAGATGTTGTCGACCGCTCCAAATCATTTGTGGAAAATTTTCATGAGTCTTTTGATCGAATTTCGCTGGTAAAATTTGCTTTTGGTGCTGAAGTCCCTGTGCCTTTTACTGCCGCTCGTGGTCATAACCGTACAAGCATACAAAACCAAATTGATGCGTTTAATTTTGGCAGTAGTTCTAATGCACAATACACCAACGCATCCGAGGGATTCTATGCAGCACTG
Above is a window of Vibrio cortegadensis DNA encoding:
- a CDS encoding TadE/TadG family type IV pilus assembly protein, whose product is MKRSRGLAIVEFSIVASFFFLLIFTVIDLGIYGYVKLTMQHSVREGARYAVTGQSNLDPDLLGNREAAILQKISTSSDGLLSKVMNVDDIRVEDTSGNAVTGFGSSGEIIAIHLDCEWPTTSPYIYPFLDDGKYKFTVSAAMKNEAF
- a CDS encoding TadE/TadG family type IV pilus assembly protein, which translates into the protein MMTLPKYPQKQTGFAAIEMTLVTPVFILLIAGAVELTQIIQADHIIISISREGGNIVSRSSTETPQKIMDTIAITAGPLDLSSDGAIYITSVTGKQNELPYVSSQYKWNQAGFNKSSDIWSNCGDWEADGACDISQANPPTLNNFSLNLDDGESVYVVEVFYDYTPLFNLVLDANFTLSDVTYM
- a CDS encoding vWA domain-containing protein; this translates as MNRKKTTNKRYSKGLVAILTVISLPFILLIVGLAIDTGKAYVVRSKLLAAVDAASIAAARAVANGEQAGTTAANKYFTANMPPDFYGATSRFDGVSYAYDTFGNISIDVDASSEISNAFLSFIGFNSFKPTAVAQVIRRPVDLVLVIDNTTSLRLGSIGDVTQDVVDRSKSFVENFHESFDRISLVKFAFGAEVPVPFTAARGHNRTSIQNQIDAFNFGSSSNAQYTNASEGFYAALNELRNVSNPANLKVIVFFTDGAPNTFSSQFSLTDGNDYIGSIRSSDGSRGTPRGLWKHDSIATKLSGNGYEGSNIDNHLVELPDYYTAHDSTATEFNILNPDHPVRPVSQYNRYAHSANNLYQRVNRVARNLVEDMATAARNEDIYVFTLGLGSSLTSSSGPDSEFGEDLLLRMANSPALLNDPDLSSDFHSDQLQGVYCHAVDEGALGPCFDEMLDVIIRLTM